Sequence from the Prunus persica cultivar Lovell chromosome G5, Prunus_persica_NCBIv2, whole genome shotgun sequence genome:
TGCTCAAACTCTTTGTTCCCCCTCACACAACTTCAGATACCATATTGTATTCTCAGGCAAGCCTTATGAACAATTTTGTACCATAATTAATAATCCTTTTTCACGAACATTAGAATGGACAATTAGTGACAATATTCcttgttattgttttttttttttttcaatttagaTTGGAAGTGCAAACAGCGATGCCAAGGTTCCTAATGATATAAACTGCTGGCAAAGACCTGAAGACATGGACTACAAGAGAACCGTTTCATTTTGCGATAACACAGCTTCCGATTTAGCAGGGGAAATTGTTGCAGCATTATCAGCTGCTTCATTAGTGTTCAAAGAAGACAATGTTTACTCAGGAGAATTAGTCACAGCAGCTGAGAAGCTATTTGAGAGTGCAATTACTAAGCTAGACCCTGCTAGGCAAGGAACATACACTAAGGTTGATGCTTGTGGAGGAGAAGCTAGAAATTTTTATAACTCATCTGGTCACCAAGATGAACTGGTTGTGAGAATAGCAATATTGAACAGAGTTTAACAGAGAAAAGCAGAGATCTTAGAAGAAGAATTGATGTATTCATACTTGATTATTCAACACAGTACAGTAATCGGTTTTATACTAGCTTGACAAAGCTTTGTGTACACGTTTCTAACCTCTTAGCCTTTCTAACTACTTTAACAGAACTCTAAAACTGCCTAACAGTCTTAACAATATTTCAACAActctcttcttcaatcttCTGACATGTGGCAGAATTAGGACCTTTGATATCTTTACATGCCCCCTCAATCTCATGCTTGGAGGAGCCAAGCATGAGATTGGAACAATGATGCTGGAATAAAGGGATAGACAGCCCCTTAGTGAGAATGTCAGCAAATTGTTCTGCAGAAGAGACATGTTGCACAAGTAAATCACCCCGAATGACTCGTTCTCGAACAAAATGATAATCAATCTGTAGATGTTTCATTCGGGAATGAAACACTGGGTTGGAAGAGAGAGCAATAGCAGAGATATTGTCACAATGAATTAAAGGAGGAACATGTAATGGAACGTGCAGATCACAGAACAACTGTCTGATCCATGCAAGTTCAGCAGCCGTAATCGCCAAAGCCCTATACTCTGCCTCAGTGGACGAACGAGAGACAGTATGTTGCTTCTTAGAAGCCCAAGAAATAGGACTAGAGCCTAAGTAAACAATAAATCCCGAAACAGATCTGCGGTCATTAGGATCCCCAGCCCAGTCAGCATCACTATAAGCGTGCAGATGAAGAAGACCAGGCTTAAACCAAATGCCAAAATCAATGGTTCCTTTCAAATACCTCAGGATTCTCTTAACTGCCACAACATGAGATTCCATAGGattatgcataaattgacAAGCTTGATTCACTGAGAAGGCAATATCTGGCCTTGTGAAAGTGAGGTACTGCAAAGCACCAACAATGCTTCTATACTGCTCTGGATGAGAATAAGGTTTGCCATCATCTTTCAAGAGTCTGTGATAAGGAAGACAAGGAGTAGGACACGGTTTTGAATCCTGCAAATCAACCTTGCCAAGCAGTTCCTTGATATACTTAGTTTGAGACACAAACAAGCCAGCAGACTGATATGAAATTTGGAGCCCCAGAAAATAAGTCAATTGGCCTAAATCCTTCATATCAAACTCCTGAGTTAAAGCACTAATTACAGATGCAATAAGAGATGAATTACTGCCAGTAAGAatgatatcatcaacatagagaAGCAAAACCACAGTACCAAGTGACGAATGgtgaagaaagagagatggaTCCGCAGTTGAAGCTTGAAAACCCAAGCTTGGTAAGAAGCTAGTAAATCTTTCATTCCAGGCACGAGGAGCCTGTTTTAAACCATACAAGGACTTCTTGAGTCtgcaaacaaaatcagaagaaTAAAGCTTACTCTCAAAGCCTTGAGGTTGTGTCATATAAACCTCCTCTTGAAGAACACCATGCAAGAACGCATTTTTAACATCAAGTTGCCGTAAGGACCACTGAAACTGAGCGGCCAGAGCCAGAACTAATCGAACAGTGGTTGGTTTAACTACCGGACTGAAGGTTTCATAATAATCAATACCCTCCTCTTGACTAAATCCCTTAGCAACCAAGCGAGCCTTATGCCTAGCAATAGAACCATCTGCATTCTTCTTGATCCTATAAACCCATTTACAGCCAACAAGATTCTTATGAGCTGGGAGAGGAACCAAATCCCAAGTACCTTGAGCATGAAGAGCCTCAATTTCCTCCCGCATGGCAGATTGCCATTCCGGTGATTGAGAAGCAGCCTTGAAAGAACTAGGCTCAATTGTAGAGAAATCAGTAGAAGTAGAAGCAGAAAAAGCCTTCCTCTTGGAGATGCCATTTTTAGACCGTGTTGTCATAGGATGCAGATTTATAGATGGTAGAGGCAAGACAACACGAAGACTTTCAGGCTGAAAATCAGGATCCACAGGGAGAGGAGACTGTGTAGCTGAATGTGTAGCAGAAGGGGAAGTAGTCAAAGGTTCATTGGCTTCAAAGGTGGAAGGAGAAGGTGAGGCAatggaaagagaagagagaggtgaTAAGACAGTATTAGTGAATGAAATggatggaggaggagaagaggaaGGGAGATACGGAGATGAAGAGATACTTACTGGATGGACAGATGTGAATGGAAACATAGTTTCATCAAATAGGACATGTCTAGTGACAAATAGTCTATTGGTaaggagagaaaaacaaatatagcCTTTATATTGTCCTGCATAGCCTAGAAAGACACAAGTAGAAGTTTTTGGCTGAAGTTTGTTTGTATTATAAGGCTTGAGCAAAGGAAAGCAAGCACAGCCAAATACCTTTAGATGAGTAATGGCTGGGGCAGATCCAAACAATAAGAAATAAGGAGATTTTAAATGAAGAGTTTTACAAGGCATCCTATTGATCAAGTAGACTGAAGTAGCACAAGcatgaaaccaaaattttggtggtAAATGAGCAGTTTGCAATAAAGTGATAGCAGTCTCTAAGATGTGTCGGTGTTTTCTCTCAGCTAAGCCATTTTGTTCAGGTGTATAGGGACATGATTTATGATGAATGATACCTCtagcaagaagaaaatgttgaaatttatGACTAAGATACTCACCACCTCCATCACTTTGAAAAACCTTAAGAGAAGCAGAGAACTGAGTGACTAAGTAAGcatgaaaatgaacaaaaatagaGTAAACTTCTGCTTTATTGATCATTGGAAAGAGCCAAGTAAAACGAGTACACTCATCTACAAAGCTAACATAATATTTGAACCCCTCAACAGATATTGTTGGAGAAGGACCCCACACATCACTATGAATCACCTCTAAAGGTTTGACAGATTTTACTGCTGGATAATGAAAAGGAAGTTTAGCTAGTTTGCCTTCTAAACAATGATGACAGATAGATTGGACTTTGtctgaagaaaaaggaacctgTGTTTGATGTAAAAGAGCAGTAGTAATGATATTGGAGGGATGACCAAATCGCTTGTGCCACAGACTAGTGTTTACTGGATGTCCAAGAAAGCAGAAATGTTGTTTGAGGAGAGAAGCAGCTGGAGTAGGATGAGGCtgtgaaggaaagaaaggaattGAATATAGGCCAGCTCTACACAGCCCCTTGAGAAGAACACTCCCCGTGAGTTTGTCCTGAATCCAAAAGCCAAATGCATCACATATAAATCTGCAGTTATTATCTTTACATAACCGATGCACAGAAAGCAAATGCTGAGATATCTTTGGCACATGCAAAACTTTCGATAATTGGAAAGAACACTGAGGAGtattcaaagaagaagagccAACACTAGAAATACTCAAACCTGAACCCCCCGCAGTGGTGATAGTCTCATTTCCTAAGAAAGGGGTAGCAAGACTGAGTTGAGACAAATCAGACGTCATATGGGCTGTTGCTCCAGTATCAGCTACCCAAAATTGCTCAGCTGATGAGGAAGGAGAACAGTCGGCATGCATTGCAGTAAGATTGGATGAAGGAGGTTTGCCTTGATAGGAAAAATTGCCTCTGTGGTAACACTGAATAGCGGTGTGGCCATACTTCCAGCAAATTTGGCATTGAACAGAGGAACTAGGACTTGTGAATTGCTGATGTCGCTGATAACAATCAGCAGCAAGATGACCTTTCTTGTTGCATATTTGACAAGTTGGAATATCAGTACCCGAACCAAGGATGCCAGGGCCAGAATTAGGTGGAGCTTGATACGGTCTTGGACTAGAAGAAAACTGATGCCGAGGTCTGCCTCTTCCTCGATAAAAGGAACCTCTATTAGGGCCAGATTGGAAACCACCATTATGTGAAAAAGAGCCACCATTAGAGCTAGAGTGGACACCTCCATTGAGACCACCATGAACACCACCATTGTGGCTAGATGAAATAGAAGATGGGACAGACGGGGAAGTGTCAGCAAGAACAAGAGATGTTCCTTGGAATGATTGATTGTTCGCCATCATTGCAGAGGCAAAAGGAGTGGCAGAGCAAGTATGTTCAAGAATGGCCTCTTCAGCAAGCAACTGAGATCTAAAATCTTTAAGAGAGAGCACATTTTCCCTGCCTCGAACCATACACCGAAATGTATTATATTCTGGGGGAAGACCATTAAGAGCCAAGAtgacaatatcatcatcatcaaaagaAACCCCAGCAGCAGCAAGATGATCTCTAGCATCCTTTATCTTGTGCAAGTATTGAGAGACTGGGTCAGCACCCTTCTTGATATTCTGAAGCTCACTTTTCATCTGAAAAATCCTAGCTTTGGTAACCATAGAAAATCTGTCCTTCAACTGAACCCACATATCATGAGAACTAGTACACCCAATGACATATGAGATTGCAGCAGAAGAAAGGGTGGCAATTAGCAATTGCATCAAGGCACGATCATGCATCTTCCACACTGCATAAGCATCAGTTTCCACACCTTCAACAGCAGAATCTTCATCAAAACGAGGAGGACACAGCCGTGAACCATCAACAAACCCCAATAAGCCATGACCTTCAAGAAGAAGCTGCATCTGAAAATTCCAAGTGAGATAATTTGCATCATCAAGCTTAACTGTCACAGAAGTAGAGACAGTGGGAATTAAGGTAGTAATCGGAGATAGAACAATTTGAAGTTGAGTAGCAGTCACCATGATGAGTATTCAGGAAGATAATAggtttgagaagaaaagaaatgggcAATAGAACAAGCAGAAGTTTCTGTGAGGTAAAAGAACAAACAGGTGGTAGGCAGAGCAAAGACTACGAAAGGGAATAGTGGGGTTGAAGAGGGAAAGAAGCTCGATGAatgaacaaagaagaagagaagagaggataGAGACAGAAGAACAGAAATTGCAGCAAAGAAAAGGAATGCGGAAGCTCAGGATCGTACTATGGCGATGATACCATGTGAGAATAGCAATATTGAACAGAGTTTAACAGAGAAAAGCAGAGATCTTAGAAGAAGAATTGATGTATTCATACTTGATTATTCAACACAGTACAGTAATCGGTTTTATACTAGCTTGACAAAGCTTTGTGTACACGTTTCTAACCTCTTAGCCTTTCTAACTACTTTAACAGAACTCTAAAACTGCCTAACAGTCTTAACAATATTTCAACAActctcttcttcaatcttCTGACATGTGGCAGAATTAGGACCTTTGATATCTTTACAAGATCTACCTGTTGATATGATGCTTCACTTGATGAAATGCATGTGCCTCAAAAATCCTAAATGAATGCAGGTGGATTGATCATCCAAAGGCCTAATCTTGGGGCAGCTCGTCTGGAGTATGCCGCAACAGCATCCTTTCTTAGTAAATTGTACAGCGACTACCTTTATCTTCTGCGGAGTTCTGGTAGGAGTTGCAGAGGTTTCGGCTTTTCCCTGGATATGCTGCGCAATTTCTCCACGTCTCAGGCAAGTAATATTGCATTgcatatattaattatattattatagtCTTCAATCTGCATGCATTGTTTTCAGGTAAATTACATTCTAGGAGAGAATCCAATGAAGATGAGCTACATGATTGGGTTTGGAGATAAGTTTCCAAGCCAAGTGCACCATAGGAGCGCATCAATCCCTTGGGATGGTCAATATTACTCTTGCAAGGACGGAGAAGATAGATGGCAATTCTCCAAAGACCCAAATCCCAATTTGCTTTTGGGAGCCATGGTAGCAGGACCTGACCAAtttgacaaatttatagatCAAAGGGACAAACAAGAGTTCACCGAGCCTAGCATATCAAGCAATGCTGGCTTAGTTGCAGCACTCATTGCACTTCATGCTCCTCCTTATCTTCCTTCTTCGAAAACCAAAGGCATGAATTTGGGCATAGACCAGATGGGTATCTTTGctaaaattttgtgaaaaaaggGAAATCTGCTGCACCACAttgattggtttttttggggttaGTTTGTGTAGTTTCAAGTTCGTAGTTAAAGAATTGAGACCCTTCACTTGTGAAATCAAACTAAGCTTGCTGttggttgtaacttgtatGCTAAGCTTTGTGATTTACCAGGACTACAGGAGCATCAAGTAAAGTATTCTTTTGTGCCTCAACTTGATCAATCATTATAGATCTCTGTGGTGCCACATATTGTGTTTGGGAAAATCAATCCATGCATGTCTATGCCTTGTAAAGAACCAGGGTTGACCAAGTTGAGTGGCTTCATGAACAACATTTGGTCAAGTCCTTCCTGGACAATGATGGGGATATTGGCTGCCCCCGACCAAGTTTATaatatcatttttttcaaaaaataaaattaataaccCACCAAACCCAAGAAGAACAGAAACACTTACACGAAACGATGATAACATTATTTTGCTATATTCGGTCAATCACATTATGTCAAGTGTGATAACTTTTTTATGGAGTCAGTCTGTGATTAAAAAAGTATAGCAAAACAGTGGTATACTCGTTTTCATACAAAATTTTCTGGTAGATTACATGTGTGTTACATGTATATTGTCTTATCACTTAATTTTGTGTCATATATAGTTGAGTTGATAAGAGTAGGGCCACGAGTCAACCTCATTGTCTCCCTTTCTACCACTAAATACTTGGGTCCTATCTCATCTTCCTTCTTCATTCATTGATTGGGACATTGCACATATCTTGCAAAATATTCTCAAATCAAGTAAATGCACTAACCAATCAAATACcatttctattttctattttctattcGTGTTGGTATTTTTCTTGGGCGTTCTCTATCTAACACAACCCACAACCCAAATTTACCTCACTGTTGTCAACTATATTTCTAGCATTTTCTGTTAAACCTAACATTcaatatgatttattttgcATGATTCTACCAAGCTCAAAATTCAGACAAAAAATATAGGTTGCTGCACGATGAAGAAGAGGGAAGGAGAGAGCACGTCATAGTTTGCATTTGTGAACCAAATTCGACCTATAAGTCTATGaccgaagaaaaaaataaccaaactCAACAACTTGTTTCGATATGAACAAACATTAAAATCCATTAGAAATCCACATTAAAATCCATTACCCTTCCTCAATGACACATTCCATTTCAACTATTGAAAATTTGAGTGGTCGAAACTGCTGACCAGTACACAAAAATATAGAAAGCcaaaaaattctaatgaaaaaGTTACCCAAATTCAAaggaatatttatttatttattcttcttttttggaatGTGACCCAAAAAGCTCACTATTTATAAATTACCAAAgaagattaaaaataaataaaaaatcacaatAATGAAGAAATTTATGAGTGAGCTTAACCATAATCTTGCGTGTTAGTAGGTTGGTAGCTCTCACTTGATTACAAGTGTGCACGTACAACCACACCACCTACTCCTGAGCCTCGTGTCTTGCACGTGCCAATGTAAAGTAAACTGTAAGCTCACAAACTAACCCACCAATCACAATTGTGCAACTACTTCACATCACCTATTTCCTtcccaaaatattttattaattcattTACCACAATAACCAAAACCAATATtaccaacaaacaaataaactcgtaataaaataagaaattattattatctcCGTCTTCATTTATAATACACACTGGTTCAAGCTTCCCCTCTCCAGGTGCTTTCCTTCACGCTTTGtttccttcttccttcccaCAAAACCCATTCATTCGGCTCTCATTTAATCCGCAGTGCTTTCTCTCTAGGCTTTGAAGCTTTCCGATCCAATTTTccggttttttcttttaatcataCAACGCTTTCGGGCTTTGTGAGTTTCTTTGATCTGATCACTTgcaatacaattttttttttcaatttttttttcaatttgggATTTCGAAGataaattttaagttttctaTGCTGTTTTTGGTTACCGAGAAATCGCTAGAAATCCCGGACGAATGATCGCTTTCCTCCTATAAATATCAGCATCTTATATATATCTAGTACTAATTTGGGACTTTGATGAGCTAAAGAATTACTCACAGAACAcctctttttatttgttttcaatttgggtgagttgggttttgaatttttctttcttgagaACCAGAcaagtaaagaaaaaaacagagtatatTGCAAAGTTTCTGCCTTTTCATTTTAGTTTCCTCCGTTTTCTCAGTAACCAAGCGGAGGTACTAGTTTTATTTGAAAAGGTCTGAGCTGTGCAAATGTTGGGAAGTGGGTTACAGTTTGGAAATGTACGTGGGGAGGACAGGTTTTACATTCCTGTGAAAGCAAGAAAGAGATACAATAATCAGCAAAAGCAAGCTAGGAAAGCCAAGAATGATGCAAACGAGAACCCCAAAGAGCTTCCAAAGAGCAAAGTAGTGGTTTCTGAGAAGAGAAGCCCCAAAGAGCCTCCAAATACATTGGCAAAGCCTTCTTCTGAGTCATCTGTAAAGCCTAGTAGTAATCTTGACAGGCTCTTGGAGTCCACCACTCCTTCAGTTCCTGCGCAGTATTTCTCTAAGGTTGATCATATCTTTATGTTTTATCTGTTGTGCTTTGTATTTGGCTGCTCCAAAATTGTATGAAAATGTGAAGGAAACtgagtttttgttgttgggtttTCCATATGTGGGAGAATAATAGGGGCTGCACTTGCCAAGCCTTGAACAAATGAAGCAAAGATTTTGACCACGTCTAGTTGGTTTCTCAGACGGCATGTTTTGCTGATGCTAAAATATACGAGAACGTGTAGAAATTGAGACTTTTTACCTTTGGAGTTTCCGTAACTTAGGACTTGAGATAATTATAAGCTACGCTTAGGTGCAAAAACAACTTCAGAGTAAAATTTATTGCCTTTCTACTAAactgttttgttatttcaaTGAGGAGTTACTTAGTTTTGCAATCCTCTAAAAGATTGTTTCTTTTGGTGCAGACGACGATGAGGGGGTGGAGGACTTGCGATGTTGAGTTTCAGCCTTACTTCACATTGAATGATCTTTGGGAATCGTTTAGGGAGTGGAGTGCATATGGGGCAGGAGTGCCATTGGTACTTAACAAAAGTGATTCTGTTATTCAATATTATGTTCCCTATTTATCTGGTATCCAATTATATGGGGAATCTTCTGTGAAGTCAAATGCAAAGTCaaggtattaaaaaaattctggtTGCATTCATACATTTGGATGCTAGTTTGTAATCTTTGGACAATACCAGCAATTCTGATGCACAAATATTTGTTCTGAAATCGAGTTGAATTTGCTTTCTTTGTTGCACACGTGTTGTTTACAATGATTATTTAGTTACACGCAATCTAATTTTAAATGATTTGGTGCGCAGGACGTTGGTTCTATTCAGAAATATCAGTATGATGCTTTATTGTCGACATTCCATGACTAGTACTATTTGTTTTCATGAAATTTAATCATACAATGCATCATGCGCTGCTGATCcaatctttttcttcaataaacTAGTACTATCTATGTAGATGTGGTCATCACCATCAAACGGTTTCTGATGAAGAATCATATCACTTTGTACATTCATATCTAGGATGCTTAATTGATCAAATTTCTGTTGTAAAGTTATGGTGACAAACTGTGATAGATAATGATTTGGTGCTTGGAAACTTTATGTGTTGATTATGTTCAGTTTCATTTTTATAGAACCTCAATTTCTCAAAGTTCTTCCAGTCTTCGCCCTGTTCCCACTCTTCTGCTCTCTTTTTGTTCCATgtctattcattttttatgcATTTCTTGTTATGAATTTTTGGATCATGTAGTCTTATGTTATTcttgataatatatatttgagtgTGTGATATGGTCTATTGGCATCTAACTGGGCTTTGATTTTCTCTCCTTTGATTAGGCAAGTTGGTGAGGACAGTCATGTTGACTACGATTTGGATTCAAGTAGTGATGCAAGCAGTGATTATGAAGTTgagaaacacaaaaagactGCTAAGGAGCAGCAAGCTCTTCACCGTTTAAACATGGATGTTCCTATTAGAATGGGCGGGTTGTCCATACATGATGAACACCCTTTGTTACAAGAAGGCTTTTCTAGTGATGATGGAGAAGCTGGGAATTCTTGTGGTGTCCTGCTTTTTGAGTTTCTTGAGCAGGATGCTCCATATGGCCGAGAACCATTGGCTGACAAGGCGAGTTTATTATTTTGCTGCAGTATATTTTGGCTAGTTTATTATTGccttatttaatatatattattgtgaTTTTTAACAGATATCAGATCTAGCATGCCAGTACCCTGGGTTGAAGACATTAAGAAGTTGTGACTTACTGCCAGGAAGTTGGATGTCAGTGGCTTGGTAAGAAAACATTATCTTTACTATTATGTTGCCTTGTATGGACCAAAATTCAACTGCTCTGGTTGAATTTTGTAGGTATCCCATATATCGAATACCTATGGGTCCAACACTGAAAGATTTGGAAGCTTGCTTTCTGACGTATcattcactttcaacacccaCGGCAGGTAATTGTGACTCTTTCAAGAATTGGTATTGTGGTATTTTGCCAGCATTTCGATATGataaattattttcctttcaCTAGATAAGAATCAGGCTTCCCAAATCTTTATCCATATCATGAACCAGAACTTCTTTCCTAAGTTTGCTCAGTGGAAAGTTTCCCAAGTCAATCTCAATCcatttcatattttcttcaaaaacacAATATTGATGCAAACAATATTTGCATACTGTGCCACTTACCACAAATAGATTCTTTTGTATCTGCCTGCAGGCACAAACTTGGGGCGGTAAAAGGGTGTGTTCAGAGTTAATAGCTTATTAAACAAAATgagtgaaaaatgaaaaaaaaacgtTTTTATGCTTCTTGCTGGTACTAGATAGCTGGGTATTTGTGTTTGGCACAACAATATCTGCTTGCCTTAGTTCTGAGTGGTTAGTGTGTAATTATACACAGGaaggggagggagggagagagagatagagagtgGTGATGAACTAGGGTATGGGAAAGGATCCTGGATATGTTTCTATTTTTCAGCATTACAATT
This genomic interval carries:
- the LOC18777196 gene encoding endoglucanase 9, producing the protein MPSSLGSHTVSHTSATDSEPVRFVHTSEARRLLPSASRWNSIEIDFNLLPQSTMANDSIPSQYSKSYQYNLVITDKKYFKRCLYISVSTVFLILALLLLLHFLPSKHHHDRPSKNLTLALNQALTFFDAQKSGVYPNNSPVKFRASSGLQDGNSGSKPVNLEGGFYDSGNNIKFSFPTAYTVTLLSWSVIEYHDKYADIGELDHVKDIIKWGSDYLLKLFVPPHTTSDTILYSQIGSANSDAKVPNDINCWQRPEDMDYKRTVSFCDNTASDLAGEIVAALSAASLVFKEDNVYSGELVTAAEKLFESAITKLDPARQGTYTKVDACGGEARNFYNSSGHQDELITEQLSDPCKFSSRNRQSPILCLSGRTRDSGLIIQRPNLGAARLEYAATASFLSKLYSDYLYLLRSSGRSCRGFGFSLDMLRNFSTSQVNYILGENPMKMSYMIGFGDKFPSQVHHRSASIPWDGQYYSCKDGEDRWQFSKDPNPNLLLGAMVAGPDQFDKFIDQRDKQEFTEPSISSNAGLVAALIALHAPPYLPSSKTKGMNLGIDQMGIFAKIL
- the LOC109949146 gene encoding uncharacterized protein LOC109949146, whose product is MLGSGLQFGNVRGEDRFYIPVKARKRYNNQQKQARKAKNDANENPKELPKSKVVVSEKRSPKEPPNTLAKPSSESSVKPSSNLDRLLESTTPSVPAQYFSKTTMRGWRTCDVEFQPYFTLNDLWESFREWSAYGAGVPLVLNKSDSVIQYYVPYLSGIQLYGESSVKSNAKSRQVGEDSHVDYDLDSSSDASSDYEVEKHKKTAKEQQALHRLNMDVPIRMGGLSIHDEHPLLQEGFSSDDGEAGNSCGVLLFEFLEQDAPYGREPLADKISDLACQYPGLKTLRSCDLLPGSWMSVAWYPIYRIPMGPTLKDLEACFLTYHSLSTPTAVSGSMQAPVMVYPTEMDGVPKISLPVFGMAAYKLKRTTWTQNGVMECQLANSLMQAAGNWLTLLRVNHPDFQFFASHGMYCR